In Microbacterium lushaniae, the following are encoded in one genomic region:
- a CDS encoding ABC transporter permease, with product MSGQNILAGVGAPLDAPPTGAVPTAPAGERTPSVSKRFFSRPANIFFLALLALMVVAVAVGPFLAANPVTTSSDVLVPPSGDALLGTDQLGRDYLSRMLLGGRVSLVVGFSVALACMTVGLIIGGLAGFYGGFADTVLVRLAEFFQVLPGIVLAIVAAALFGANVWLIVIILSVTMWPAVARIVRAEAMRISQLGYVESSRAAGFHSLRILWSDVLPNAMPPVIVATTMTVGRAILVESALAFLGIGDTNTPSWGALLNSAQSYMQTGWWLALFPGLCIFLVVLAVNMLGDSLNDTLNPTIGRVK from the coding sequence ATGAGCGGTCAGAACATCCTGGCCGGGGTCGGAGCACCCCTGGATGCACCCCCTACCGGTGCTGTGCCGACCGCCCCAGCAGGGGAGCGGACCCCCTCGGTCTCGAAGCGATTCTTCAGCCGGCCCGCAAACATCTTCTTCCTGGCGCTTCTTGCTCTGATGGTGGTGGCGGTCGCGGTGGGTCCGTTCCTGGCAGCCAACCCGGTCACCACCAGCTCCGACGTGCTCGTCCCGCCGAGCGGTGACGCCCTCCTCGGTACCGACCAACTCGGACGGGACTATCTCTCGCGCATGCTGCTCGGTGGACGGGTCTCACTGGTGGTGGGATTCAGCGTGGCTTTGGCATGCATGACGGTGGGCTTGATCATCGGCGGTCTCGCCGGCTTCTATGGCGGCTTCGCCGACACGGTGCTGGTCCGGCTGGCCGAGTTCTTCCAGGTCCTCCCCGGAATCGTTCTCGCGATCGTCGCCGCAGCGCTGTTCGGTGCGAACGTCTGGCTCATCGTCATCATCCTCTCTGTGACGATGTGGCCGGCGGTTGCCCGTATCGTGCGGGCGGAGGCGATGCGGATATCCCAGCTCGGTTACGTCGAATCGTCGCGGGCCGCAGGCTTTCACAGCCTGCGCATCCTCTGGTCGGACGTCCTGCCCAACGCGATGCCGCCGGTCATCGTCGCCACGACGATGACGGTAGGACGGGCGATCCTGGTCGAGTCCGCGCTGGCGTTCCTCGGCATCGGCGACACCAACACCCCCAGCTGGGGTGCGTTACTGAACTCCGCCCAGTCCTACATGCAGACCGGGTGGTGGTTGGCTCTCTTCCCCGGCCTGTGCATCTTCCTCGTCGTCCTCGCCGTGAACATGCTG
- a CDS encoding ABC transporter permease — MKAALLHYGRLLISSLVLFVAVLTVLFLLLELAPGDPVQSLVGDNPVSEEFRSELIAAFGLDRPLWERYLIFLGNVFTGNLGYSFGTSMTVAELIMSRIGNTLALALPAFILSTVGGLALGALAARTRSRALDGAISGTAVALFSIPNFWLGLLLLMVFSLWLGWFPTQGKSPYGQEGIDIQYLVLPVITLATTELAYKTRIMRSSVIEALGQDFIDTARSKGLSKQRVLWRHAIPNALLPMITISGYSLGFTLAGSVVIERVFGWPGMGLLLYDAVQRNNNQLVLGVVVVLTLSIIVINFLTDVVYGLADPRLRARFTAGRRTA; from the coding sequence GTGAAGGCGGCACTGCTCCATTACGGCAGGCTGCTCATCTCCTCGCTCGTGCTGTTCGTCGCTGTCCTGACGGTTCTGTTCCTCCTGCTCGAGCTCGCGCCAGGCGATCCCGTCCAAAGCCTCGTCGGTGACAATCCCGTTTCGGAGGAGTTCCGCTCGGAGCTGATTGCCGCCTTCGGCCTCGACCGGCCACTGTGGGAGAGGTACCTGATCTTCCTGGGCAACGTCTTCACCGGAAACCTGGGCTACTCGTTCGGCACATCGATGACTGTGGCCGAGCTGATCATGAGCCGCATCGGCAACACCCTGGCGCTCGCGCTTCCCGCTTTCATCCTGTCCACCGTGGGCGGGCTCGCTCTCGGTGCGTTGGCGGCGCGCACGCGCTCCCGTGCCCTCGATGGCGCGATCTCGGGTACCGCGGTGGCGCTGTTCTCCATCCCCAACTTCTGGCTCGGTCTCCTCCTCCTGATGGTCTTCTCCCTTTGGCTCGGCTGGTTTCCGACTCAAGGCAAGAGTCCCTACGGGCAGGAAGGCATCGATATCCAGTACCTCGTCCTTCCGGTCATCACTCTCGCCACGACCGAGCTCGCCTACAAGACGCGCATCATGCGTTCGTCGGTCATCGAGGCACTGGGCCAGGACTTCATCGACACGGCTCGCTCGAAGGGGCTGAGCAAACAGCGCGTGCTGTGGCGCCATGCGATCCCCAACGCTCTGCTGCCCATGATCACCATCAGCGGTTACAGCCTCGGATTCACCCTCGCCGGCTCGGTGGTCATCGAACGCGTGTTCGGTTGGCCCGGGATGGGGTTGCTGCTGTACGACGCGGTGCAGCGCAACAACAACCAATTGGTGCTCGGTGTGGTCGTGGTGCTGACGCTGTCGATCATCGTCATCAACTTCCTCACGGACGTCGTCTACGGGCTCGCCGACCCCCGACTGCGGGCGCGGTTCACCGCTGGAAGGAGAACGGCATGA